GCTTGGTAGGTGGAGGCTTTGTAGTTATCCTATATATCTGGCTACTGATTAGGGCAGGCCGTATTGCGCAAAAAACAAAAGGGAATTTTGCGACTTTCCTGGTCATGGGAATTACCTTAATGCTGGTTTCTCAGGCAATAATAAACATGTGTGTGGCAGTTGGTTTATTCCCTGTAACCGGACAACCTTTACCACTTATCAGTAAGGGAGGAACCTCTACACTAATCAATTGTGTATATGTAGGGATGATATTAAGTGTAAGCCGGTATACAGCAAAGCTGGAAGAGAATGAGAGTTTAAATAGCCAGGCAAAGGTAGAAGATACCAGTATAAATAAGGATGAGATTATAGCTGAAGAAAGTTTAGCTTAAAGACGATTTAAAAAAAAGTTTTATTCATATATTTGTTGGATAATCAACAATATTGAGATTATGGAAGAGAAATTACGAATTATAATTAGCGGAGGAGGAACGGGAGGACACATCTTTCCGGCTGTATCTATAGCCAATGCAATAAAGGAACAGCATCCTGAAGCAGAAATTCTCTTTGTTGGTGCTGAAGGAAGAATGGAAATGCAACGGGTTCCCGCTGCAGGATATGAAATAAAAGGTTTACCCATTTGCGGGTTTGACCGGAAGAACTTACTTAAAAACGTTGTAGTTCTTTGTAAATTAGCCCAAAGCCAACTTAAAGCATATAGTATCATTAAACAATTCAAACCTCATGCCGCTGTAGGCGTAGGTGGATATGCAAGCGGGCCTACATTGAAAATGGCAGGAATGATGGGTGTGCCAACTCTGATTCAGGAACAGAATTCTTATGCTGGCGTAACTAATAAGTTACTGGCAAAAAAAGCAAAGAAAATTTGTGTTGCCTATGGCGGCATGGAGAAATTCTTTGAGAAAGAGAAAATTATATTAACCGGAAACCCGGTACGTCAAGGTCTTGTAAACAATAAAATTACTCGTGAAGAGGGCATTAACTTCTTTAACCTGGATCCGGCAAAAAAAACAATTCTGGTTATCGGAGGTAGTTTAGGTGCTCGTACCATCAATCAATGTATAATGAAGAATCTGAAGAAAATTAAGGATTCGGAGGTACAGTTTGTATGGCAAACCGGAAAGATCTATTACGAGCAAGCTTTGCAGAAAATAGAAAAGGCTGGTAAGCTACCGCTTTTCGTTACAGATTTCATCTCGAGCATGGAGCATGCCTATGCTGCAGCTGATTTGGTAATATCACGTGCCGGTGCCGGATCTATTTCAGAATTCTGTTTGCTTGGCAAACCTGTGATTCTGGTTCCATCACCAAATGTTGCTGAAGATCATCAGACCAAAAATGCCTTGGCTTTAGTTGATAAATCAGCTGCTTTATATGTTAAAGACAGCGAGGCTGAAGAAAAACTAGTGGAAACAGCAATTGACACTATTCATAAAGAGGCTATTTTAGAAGACCTGAGTATAAACATAAAAAAACTTGCTTTCACCAACTCGGCAAGTATTATTGCAGAAGAAGTTTATAAGTTGGCAAATGAATACAGACATAAACATGGAAATTAATCAAATAAAATCCGTCTACTTTATCGGTGCCGGCGGTATAGGTATGAGTTCATTGGTACGTTATTTTCTTTCTAAAGGAAAGAATGTGGCTGGTTATGACCGCACTCCCAGCGAACTTACTGAAAAACTTATTGAAGAAGGAGCAAAAATACATTATACAGAAGATATAAAACTGATTCCAGAAGAATGTCTGGACAAAAGTTCTACTCTTGTTGTTCTCACTCCGGCTATTCCAAAAGAACACGCAGAACTAAACTTCTTTATTGACGGTAACTTTGAAATTCAAAAGCGTGCTCAGGTTTTGGGAACAATTACCAAAGCAAGCAAAGGATTGTGTGTAGCAGGAACACATGGAAAGACAACAACTTCAACAATGACAGCTCACATCCTGCATCAGTCAAAGGTGGACTGCACAGCTTTCCTTGGTGGTATTGCAAAAAACTACGAAAGTAACCTTATCCTTTCTGATAAAAGTGACTTCACAGTAATTGAAGCTGACGAGTTCGATCGCTCATTTCACTGGTTGAGCCCATATATGTCTGTTATCACCTCAACAGATCCTGATCACTTGGATATTTACGGAACTGAAGAAGCTTATCTTGAAAGTTTTGAGAAGTATACTACATTAATTCAGCCGGCTGGTTGCCTGATTATCCGTAAAGGAATCTCTTTACAACCTAAAGTACAAGACGGTGTTAAGGTCTATACTTACTCTAAAGAGGAAGGAGACTTCCACGCTGAAAACATTCGCATTGGCAATGGAGAAATTTTCTTCGATTTTGTAACTCCGGAAGAGGTTATTAAAGACGTTCAGTTAGGCGTTCCAGTGAGTATCAATATTGAAAACGGAGTTGCTGCAATGGCTTTATGCTGGCTCAACGGTGTAACGGCAGATGAAATAAAGAGTGGAATGGCTAGTTTCAGCGGTGTAGACAGACGTTTTGATTTCAAAATCAAGAATGATAAAGTTGTCTTTCTAAGCGACTATGCTCACCATCCTTCAGAAATTAAACAAAGCATAATCTCTATACGGGATTTGTACGAAGATAAAAAGATTACCGGAATATTCCAGCCTCACTTGTATACCCGTACACGTGACTTCTACAAAGATTTTGCAGACAGTCTCTCGTTACTGGATGAAGTTATCTTACTTGATATCTATCCTGCTCGTGAGCTACCTATTAAGGGTGTTACCAGCAAACTGATTTTCGATAATCTACGCCAAGGGATGGAAAAAAGTATGTGCTCTAAAGAAAACATTTTAGATGTTTTAAAAGACAAAAAGATAGAAGTTCTTATGACACTTGGTGCGGGTGATATTGAAGACTATGCTACAGACATTCAAAAATTACTAATAAACAGATGATTAAGAAAATTCTGCTGCTGATCGTTCTACTGCTGGTTATCGCTTATCTCGTTACTGCGATAACTGCTTTCAATAACAAATCTGACAAACAGACTTGTAAGAATATTGAATTGATTATTGAAGATAGTGTCAATGCAGGATTTATCACAGAAAACGAAATTGCCTCTTTACTAAAAAAAGAAGGTGCTTATCCTGTAGGGAAAAAGATGGATAAAATTCAGACCAGAAAGCTTGAAAGAATGCTAACAAGGCATCCTTTAATAGAAAGGGCTGAATGCTACAAAACTCCCGGAGGTAAAATCTGCATGGAAATATCTCAGCGCCTTCCTATTCTTAGGGTGATGAACTACAAAGGAGAAAGTTTCTATCTGGACAATCAAGGAAAAATAATCCCTCCTGAAGCAAATTGCACTGCTCATTTAGCTATTGTTACAGGATATGCAGAAAAGTCATTCGCAATGAGGAATTTATATAAGTTTGGCGTATTTTTGCAGAATGATAAGTTTTGGAATGCTGAGATTGAACAAATTAATGTCACCCCAACCAGAGAAATTGAGTTAATCCCCCGAGTTGGAGATCATATTGTATTCCTTGGAAAAATTGATAATTTTGAAGAAAAACTGGCAAGACTGAAGATCTTTTATGAAAAAGCTCTGAATAATGTTGGATGGAATAAATATGAACGTATTAGTTTAGAGTTTAGCAACCAAATTATTTGTACGAAAAAGGGAGAAGCTTGCGCAAAAATTGAAGAAACTAATAAGCCTGCTGAAACAACCATTGAGAAGAAGGACGAAAAGAAACCTCCTCTACTGGAGAATTAGCACTCAATAAATTAGAATAATATGGCAGAAACAGATTTTATCGTAGCTATAGAGCTGGGATCATCCAAGATCACCGGTATAGCAGGAAGAAAAGAGAGTGACGGTAGTATTCAGATCCTAGCTTATGCAAAGGAAGAATCATCTTCATTTATCAGAAAAGGAGTAATCTATAACATAGATAAAACAGCTCAAAGCCTAACCTCTATCATTAATAAGTTAGAGGATGCATTACATAATTCAATATCAAAAGTATATGTAGGCATCGGCGGACAATCAATCCGTACGGTGAAAAATATAGTAAACCGCCATTTAGCCAACGAAGAGATTATCACTCAGGAACTGGTTGATTCCATCATCGATGAGAATATTCAAATTCCATTGTCTGATATGGATATACTGGATGTTGTTCCTCAGGAATACAAGATCGGTATCAATCTCCAGGTTGATCCTGTGGGTGTACTTGGCAGCAATATCGAAGGACGATTCCTGAATATTGTAGCTCGTTCATCAATAAAGAAGAACCTTCTACGTTGTTTCGAGCTGGCAAAAATCGATGTCGCTGAATATTTTATTTCACCTCTAGCAACAGCAGATGTGATTCTCACCGATAGCGAAAAGCGCACAGGATGTGCTTTTGTAGACTTTGGTGCAGATACAACAACTGTAGCAATCTATAAAAATAATATCCTTCGTTACCTCTCTGTTCTGCCATTGGGAGGTAATAATATTACCCGTGATATTTGCGTATTGCAAATGGAAGAAGAAGAGGCCGAAAACCTGAAAATAAAATATGGTGATGCTACTCTTGAATTTATCGATGAAAATGGTCCTAAGACTTATCAGTTAAATGATGAAAAGCGCACTATTGATCGAAAGATTTTCAACGAAATCATTGAAGCACGGTTAGAAGAGATTATAGCTAATGTGTGGAACCAGATTGAAATTTCAGGCTATCAGGGAGATTTAATGGCTGGAATGGTTATTACCGGTGGTGGTTCAAATCTAAAGAATCTGGATGAAGCTATCAGAACCAGGACTAAGATAAACGCTGTAAAAATAGCTAAGTTTGTTCGTAACGGAATCAGAGCTGAGGGGCCAGAATTATTAAGAAAAGACGGAACTCAAAATACCATTATCGGCTTACTGAATGCCGGAAAAGAAAACTGCTGCCTAGTTGAAGCGGTTAAACCGGTTGAAGCTCCTGTTAAAACAGAAACACCTCAGGAACAGACTCTTTTCTCATACGATGATACAGAAGAGGAAAATGTGAAAGAAAGAAGCGAAGAAGAAAGAAGGATAAGAGAAGAGGAAAGAAAGAAGAGAGAAGAGGAAGAAATTGAGCGCAAAAGGCTTGAGAAAGAGCGGAAGAGAAAAGAAAAGGAAGAAAAAGAGAGAAGAAAGAGAGAAAAAGGTCCTAGTAAGTTCAAAACAATGTTTGAGAAACTTACAACAGACATTTTCAGCGATGATGAAGAAAAATAAGATTAGCAATATAGTAATACATCACATAAATAACAGATAGTTATGACAGACGAGATAATGCCATTTGAATTCCCTACAGACACCCCAAGTATAATAAAGGTGATTGGTGTGGGCGGCGGCGGCGGAAATGCTGTTAATCACATGTACAAAGAAGGTATACATGATGTAACATTCGTTCTGTGCAACACAGATAACCAGGCACTTGCTGAATCTCCGGTTCCTGTTAAACTGCAACTGGGACGTTCAATAACTGAAGGTCTGGGAGCGGGCAACAAACCTGAACGTGCCTCTGCAGCTGCTGAAGAAAGTATCGAAGATATTAAAGCACTTCTGAGTGATGGCACCAAAATGGTTTTCATTACAGCTGGAATGGGTGGAGGAACCGGAACCGGTGCTGCTCCTGTCATTGCAAAAACAGCTAAGGAGATGGATATCCTTACCGTAGGTATAGTAACTATCCCTTTCCTTTTCGAAGGAGAAAAGAAAATTATCCAGGCTCTTGATGGTGTGGAACAAATCAGCAGACATGTTGATGCCTTGCTTGTTATCAATAATGAGCGTTTAAGGGAAATCTATTCCGATCTGACCTTCATGAATGCGTTCGGCAAAGCTGATGATACGCTTTCAATTGCGGCAAAAAGTATTGCTGAGATTATCACGATGCGAGGTAAAGTAAATCTTGACTTTGCTGATGTAAATACAATCCTTAAGAATGGCGGAGTAGCAATTATGAGTACTGGCCTTGGCGAAGGTGAAAATCGTGTAAGTAAGGCTATTGAGGATGCTCTTCACTCTCCTTTACTCAACAACAACGATATATTTAACGCTAAGAAGGTTCTTCTTAACGTCTCTTTCTGCGAACAATCAGAACTGATGATGGAGGAAATGAACGAAGTTCATGAATTCATGAGCAAGTTCGACAAAGGCGTGGAAGTTATCTGGGGTGTGGCTGTTGACGATGCTCTTGAGAATAAAGTAAAGATTACAGTTCTGGCTACCGGATTTGGTATGACAAATATTCCGGGAATGGATGAAGTAATCAGCAAAAGAACTCAGGAAGAAGAAGAACGTCTGGCACAGTTGGAAGAAAAAGAAGAAGAAAACCGCAGACGTATAGTAATCGCTTATGGTGAAGATGCCCTCAAAGGTGGAGCAAAAGCACATAAGAGACGCCGTCACATCTATCTTTTCAATCCGGAAGATCTGGATAACGAAGAAATTATTTCGGCTGTAGAAACTTGCCCAACTTACCAGCGAGACAAAGCTACATTAGAAAAAATAAAGGCCAAAGCTATTGTAAGTGAAACAATGGTTCTCCCTGAAAAGGAAGATGGCAGTACAATTATAAGTTTTAATTAAAAAAAGATATATTATGGATTTATTTGAAAGAATCAGCGAAGATATCAAGGAGGCTATGAAAGCCAAAGATAAAGTGAAACTGGAAGCACTTAGAAACGTGAAGAAATATTTTATCGAGGCTAAAACAGCTCCGGGAGCTAACGATACCTTATCTGATGAAGCTGGAATAAAAATCATCCAGAAACTTGTTAAGCAAGGAAAAGATTCTGCTGAAATTTTCATCGGTCAGAATCGTCAGGATCTTGCTGATGAAGAATTAGCTCAGGTTAAGGTTATGGAAGTTTACCTTCCTAAGCAAATGAGCCCTGAGGAACTGGAAGCTGCCGTGAAAGCAATTATTGCTGAAACAGGAGCAACAAGTGCCAAGGACATGGGTAAAGTAATGGGTGCAGCATCAAAGAAACTTGCAGGATTGGCAGAAGGACGTGCTATCTCTGCTCTTGTTAAGGAACTGTTGGCATAATACATCTCCTTTTTACAAGATATAAAACTAATAAAGGTGGGTAACTTTCTCAAAGAAGGTTGCCCACCTTTTATTTAAAACAGAAAGCTGCCAACCCTGCACATCCGGGTATACACCTCTCCTCCATCGGGGTGTACCATGCCAATACACCCGGATATACAGTGATCCTCCACCCAGGTGGACAAACAAACCATACTAATCAAATAATTCTTTTAAGACGTCGAGTGATTTCAAAGCCGGAAACTCAGGCAGATGAAGCCGGTAATAATCGATTATTATAAGTAAACAGCGGCTACGCTCTACCCTACTCATTCCAAAAAGATGCATTGTATCAAAGTTCATACGCATCAGTTTTACCAGTCTTGAAGCTTCATCGGGCTGAATAAACGAATTGTGGAATGGTTTTCTTGTGGTAAAGCACGCATTCTGCAAATCGAAATAATCACCATCATGATAATCCTCCAGATTAGGATAAAGTCCCAGAAAGCGGGATAAACGCATAAGAAAGACTAAATGAAAATTGGCAAAACCACTTTTTTGTTCATCCAGCCATTGAATGGAATAGACCAGATAAGCAAACAAAGGACGATTCTCTGTCTCCTCACGAACCGCCCGATAAAGAAACTCTGCAATAAAAAGAGCAATGGCCGATTTATAAGGATCATATGGTAGTGAAGAGAAAGGATAATAAGATTTAGCCTCCTTCACACGATGAAGAGAAGAAGTGGGGCGATAATCAGCTTCCAGTTCTATTATTGAAAGAGGCTGAAAGAGCACTGACTTTACTGCCGATTTCTTAGAACGGGGCAGATTTACTAAAAAAGAAGCCCGTCCTGACAACTCGGTATAGATCTCTACAATGTTAGAAGTATCATTGTATTTTGTTGAATGAAGAACAACCCCAATGTTTTTTTGTAGCATAATTAACTCCTGCCCTCTTACTTTTTATATAATAAACAAAGCTACAAAAAAAGAATATAACCGCAAATTTATAGTTTGGATATGATTGAACAGAAAAAAAATAAAAAAAAATTTCTATTATTATTCCACTGATAATCAAAGAGTAAAAAGCCAAAATATGAACATTTCACCAAAACCATCTAAATTTTTTTGCTGGAATATTTTGCTATTCCAAAAATACCACCTATCTTTGCACCGCAATCAGGAAATAAAGCGATTGCAAAAACAGAAATGTTGACCACAATGGCCCGTTCGTCTATCGGTTAGGACGTTAGATTTTCATTCTAGAAAGGGGGGTTCGACTCCCCCACGGGCTACAAAGTTAAAAGTATAAATTCAAAGAATTAATAGATTAGTCGCAAAAAAATGGCAAATCACAAATCATCAATCAAGAGAATTAGACAAGCTGAAACTAAAAGACTTCATAACAGATACTATGGTAAGACCATGAGAAACGCTGTTAGAAAGCTTCGTTCTACTTCAGACAAATCAGAAGCTACAGCAATGTATCCTGGTATCACTAAAATATTAGACAAGTTAGCAAAAACAAACATTATTCATAAGAATAAGGCGAATAACTTGAAGTCTAAGTTGGCTATTTACATCAACAAGCTTGCTTAATACAGAGAATTAAAAGAACATTCTTTATATATTAAGGTCGGATTATTTAATCCGGCCTTTTCTGTTTATACCTACACCATATAGGAGTAAATAAAAAAGCGTAAAGAGGTGAAAATTAGGCAAATTAAAGTGTCCCGAACCAATAAAATTCACTATATTTGCTTTGTTTAAATAATTACATATTAAATATGACTGAAGAACAAATAGCGAATAATGATTCAATGTATTCCGCGGACAGTATTCAGGTACTTGAAGGGTTGGAAGCTGTTAGAAAGCGCCCTGCGATGTACATTGGAGACACTGGTTTAAAAGGCTTACACCATTTAGTATATGAGGTTGTTGATAACTCAATCGACGAAGCCTTGGCAGGCTATTGTGACCACATAGAAGTTTGCATCAACGAAGACAACTCCGTTACCGTTCAAGATAACGGCCGTGGTATCCCAGTTGATTTTCACGAAAAAGAGCAGAAATCAGCACTTGAAGTTGTTATGACTGTACTTCATGCCGGTGGTAAGTTCGACAAAGGCTCTTACAAAGTATCCGGTGGTTTACACGGTGTGGGTGTATCCTGCGTTAATGCCCTTTCAACCTTATTGGTTGCTCAGGTTGCAAGAAACGGAGAATTATATCAGCAAGAATATTCCTGCGGTATCCCAAAAGAAGCTGTTAGGGTTGTAGGAACAACAGACAAGACCGGAACACGCGTTACTTTCCACCCCGATGGATCTATCTTTACTGTAACAGAATACAAATATGATATCCTTGCAACCCGTATGCGTGAACTTGCATACCTGAATGCAGGACTGACTATCACGCTAACAGATAACCGTGTTAAGAACGAAGACGGAAGTTTCAAACATGAGACTTTCCATTCTGAAGAAGGTTTGAAGGAATTTGTTCGTTTTGTAGACTCTTCACGTGAAAGACTTATCAATGATGTAATCTACATCAACACAGAAAAGCAAGGTACTCCTGTAGAAGTGGCTATCATGTATAACACTTCCTACACAGAGAACATCCACTCGTATGTTAATAACATCAACACAATAGAAGGCGGTACTCATCTTGCCGGTTTCCGTCGTGCGCTGACCCGTACACTAAAGAAATACGCTGAAGACTCCAAAATGTTGGAGAAAGTAAAAGTTGAAATAGCCGGAGATGACTTCCGCGAAGGATTAACTGCCGTTATCTCTATCAAAGTACAAGAGCCTCAGTTCGAAGGACAGACCAAGACTAAGTTAGGTAATAACGAAGTAATGGGTGCCGTAGATCAGGCTGTGGGTGAAGCTCTGAATAATTATCTTGAAGAGCATCCAAAAGAAGCCAAAATGATTGTGGACAAGGTTATTCTTGCTGCAACTGCCCGCCATGCTGCTCGCAAAGCGCGTGAAATGGTACAAAGGAAATCGCCTCTTTCTGGTGGTGGACTTCCAGGTAAACTAGCCGACTGCTCTGATAAAGATCCTGATAGGTGTGAGATCTTCCTTGTCGAGGGAGATTCTGCAGGGGGTACAGCCAAGCAAGGCCGTAACCGTGCATTTCAGGCTATTTTACCGCTTCGTGGTAAGATTCTGAATGTAGAGAAGGCAATGCGTCATAAAGCTTACGAAAGTGAGGAAATACGTAATATCTACACCGCTCTGGGAGTAACTATCGGAACAGAAGACGATACACAGGAAGCAAATATTGCAAAACTACGTTACAAGAAGATTATTATCATGACCGATGCCGACGTCGATGGTTCTCACATCGACACCCTTATCATGACTTTCTTCTTCCGTTTTATGCCACAGATTATCCAGAACGGATATCTTTATATTGCCAATCCTCCATTATACTTGTGTAAGAAAGGAAAAGTTGAAGACTATTGCTGGACAGAAGCTCAACGCCAGAAGTTTATTGAAACTTACGGTGGTGGTTCTGAGAATGCTATTCACACTCAACGATACAAGGGTTTGGGTGAAATGAATGCTCTACAGCTTTGGGACACAACAATGGACCCTGAGAACCGTACTTTACGTCAGGTGAATATTGAAAATGCAGCCGAAGCCGACTATATTTTCTCTATGCTGATGGGTGAAGATGTAGGTCCTCGTAGAGAGTTTATCGAAGAAAACGCAACTTATGCTAATATTGACGCATAATTGTTCATCATGCTAAAAAAGAGAGAGGCTATTCCGTTTGGAATAGCCTCTCTCTTTTTATAGCAAGTTTATCTCTAATTATCCAACTCAGCCACTTCAGCTTTGCATCTTTTCCACGAAAAGATCAATAGCCTGTTCATTGATATTGAAAACAGAAGAAGTAGTCTTCATTAGTTTTTTAACCACAAACTTATCAATGAAATTCATTTTTTCAAGAATAAGTTCACCGCCCATAAACCCTCTGACTTTAGAGTGACGAAGCAACTCCTCGGGAAAAGAACGATCCATCTCCTCCTGCTGTTTCACAGAATCAGGCTCCATTCCACAAAGGAAAAGGCCCACTTCTCTGACAGCGAACAAGGACACATGATTGACAGAAAGGAACTCCTTAAACTTCTTCTTCGCAGTGCCTGTATAAACAGAGCTACCCACAATGATGCGTTCGTAGAAAGAAAGATCAGGCGATTGATCCTCATTTAAATCAATCATTGTAACCTCATCATCAGTCAAACGAGCCCCTATCATTCCGGCAACCTTCTTTGTGGTACCGTATTTAGAAAGATAGATAATAGCCGTTTTCATAATTGCACTTTATTTTAGAATCAGATCAGTCCTCTGTCCTTCAGTTCTTCAGCCGCAATTTCAAGCTCTGTGTACCATTCCTCTCCGAATTTACGGATAAGCGGTTCTTTCAGGAACTTGTAAACCGGCACATCCTCCTTTTCTCCAAGAAGAACAGCCGCCTTGCATACACTCCAACGATGATAATTCACCGCTCTGAACTCGGAATAGTTCTGCACACGGATTGGATAAAGATGGCAGGAAACAGGTTTGTAGAAGTCTACTTTCCCATCACGATAAGCCTTTTCGATGGCGCAATAGCAACATCCTTTCTCATCATAACAAGTAAAAACACAATCTTTTCCATTTACAATGGAAGTAACCAGATCTCCGTCCTCGTCTTTATAGCAAACGCCCTGCTTTTCTATTACAGCCTGAGCCTCAGGAGAAAGGTCCTTCCAGATAACCGGAAGGACTTTCTTTAGTTGTTCTACCTCTGACTCTTCCAATGGCGCACCAGCATCCCCTTCTATACAACACTCACCTTTACAGGCATCAAGGTTGCACAGGAATTTCTCCTTAAAAACATCCAGGCTGATGATGGTATCGTCTATTTGAATCATTTGTATATTATTTAATAAGTACGCTACCAGTCATTTCTTTTGGTGCATCCAATCCAATGATATTCAGGATAGTTGGAGCAACATCAGCCAAACGACCATCAGATACTTGCGCATCTTTGTTTTCTGTAACATAGATACATGGAACAGGATTCAAAGAGTGAGCAGTATTGGCAGAACCATCTTCGTTTACAGCGTTGTCAGCATTACCGTGGTCGGCAATGATAATTGCTTCGTAACCGTTAGCCTTAGCAGCTTCAATAGTTTCTTTCACGCAATTATCTACAGCAGTAACAGCTTTCTGGATAGCTTCGTAAACACCAGTGTGACCTACCATATCACCGTTAGCGTAGTTAACTACGATAAAATCGAATTTATTCTTGTTAATTTCGGCAACCAAAGCATCTTTCACCTCGTAAGCGCTCATTTCCGGTTTCAAGTCGTAAGTAGCCACTTTCGGAGAGTTAATCAATACACGCTCTTCACCTTCAAACGGAGTTTCGCGTCCACCATTAAAGAAGAAAGTAACGTGAGCATATTTCTCAGTTTCAGCAATGTGAAGCTGAGTCTTCTTCTGAGAAGAAAGATATTCACCCAAAGTATTCTGAACGTTGTCCTTGTCGAACAAGATATGAACACCCTTGAAAGAAGAATCATAAGGAGTCATACAATAATATTGCAATCCTGGTACAGTCTTCATTCCAGCTTCAGGCATATCCTGTTGAGTAAGCACTGCAGTAAGTTCCTTAGCACGGTCATTACGGTAGTTGAAGAAGATAACTACATCACCTTCCTTGATTCTTCCGTCAACGCCAGCATTAACGATTGGTTTGATGAACTCGTCAGTAACGTCAGCATCGTAAGATTCCTGCATAGCAGAAACCATGCAATCAGCCTTCTTACCTGTTGCGTTAACCAACAAATCATAAGCCTCTTTCACACGTTCCCAACGTTTGTCGCGGTCCATTGCATAATAACGGCCAATGATTGTAGCAATCTTAGCTGTAGTCTTCTTGCATTGAGCATCCAGTTGTACAATAAAACCTTTACCACTTCTTGGGTCAGTATCACGACCATCCATGAAACAGTGGATAAATGTATTTTCAATAGCATATTCTTTTGCTATTTCAGTCAATTTGAAAAGGTGATCAAGAGAACTGTGCACACCACCGTCTGAAGTCAGCCCCATAAGGTGAACAGACTTACCGTTCTCCTTTGCATAAGTAAAAGCAGCAACCACTTCAGGATTCTGCATAATTGTATTTTCACGGCAAGCCTTGTTGATTTTTACCAAATCCTGGTAAACAACGCGTCCTGCGCCAATATTTAAGTGACCCACTTCAGAGTTACCCATCTGTCCGTCGGGCAATCCAACGTTCTCACCACTAGCTTCCAGGCGAGAGTTTGGGTATGTTTTTACTAAATAATCCCAGTAAGGAGTGGGAGTGTTAAAGATAACATCTGCATTTGATTGGTTTCCAATTCCCCAACCATCAAGAATCATTAAAAGGGCTTTCTTGCTCATAATATTAATTATTTTAATTACTATCAGTTTTCGGGCGCAAAGGTACGAAAAAAAGCAATTAAGTGGTGAGTTTTAGTACTCATTCACATTATAATACAAGAAAAGGATAAATGAGGTATATATTCCTTAGAAAGAGTAGCCTGATAAAATAATTAGAGGCAACTAAAATAGATATTTAGTTGAAGAACCTCGTTGATAATTCTCATTCTGCACTTCCTAGTTCATTACACTGATATTATCATTATAACATGGAATACTGCCATTGGATGACTCATTGTAATACAAGGCCTCACTAAAACGGCCATTGGCTGTACTAATACTTTTCAGCCAGCTTCTTATATTATATGCATAATTAG
This genomic interval from uncultured Bacteroides sp. contains the following:
- the gpmI gene encoding 2,3-bisphosphoglycerate-independent phosphoglycerate mutase, which encodes MSKKALLMILDGWGIGNQSNADVIFNTPTPYWDYLVKTYPNSRLEASGENVGLPDGQMGNSEVGHLNIGAGRVVYQDLVKINKACRENTIMQNPEVVAAFTYAKENGKSVHLMGLTSDGGVHSSLDHLFKLTEIAKEYAIENTFIHCFMDGRDTDPRSGKGFIVQLDAQCKKTTAKIATIIGRYYAMDRDKRWERVKEAYDLLVNATGKKADCMVSAMQESYDADVTDEFIKPIVNAGVDGRIKEGDVVIFFNYRNDRAKELTAVLTQQDMPEAGMKTVPGLQYYCMTPYDSSFKGVHILFDKDNVQNTLGEYLSSQKKTQLHIAETEKYAHVTFFFNGGRETPFEGEERVLINSPKVATYDLKPEMSAYEVKDALVAEINKNKFDFIVVNYANGDMVGHTGVYEAIQKAVTAVDNCVKETIEAAKANGYEAIIIADHGNADNAVNEDGSANTAHSLNPVPCIYVTENKDAQVSDGRLADVAPTILNIIGLDAPKEMTGSVLIK
- a CDS encoding DUF3109 family protein, with the translated sequence MIQIDDTIISLDVFKEKFLCNLDACKGECCIEGDAGAPLEESEVEQLKKVLPVIWKDLSPEAQAVIEKQGVCYKDEDGDLVTSIVNGKDCVFTCYDEKGCCYCAIEKAYRDGKVDFYKPVSCHLYPIRVQNYSEFRAVNYHRWSVCKAAVLLGEKEDVPVYKFLKEPLIRKFGEEWYTELEIAAEELKDRGLI